agAACAGAAATCTCAACATTGGATAAAGCCAAGTTATGATTTCTTGATTCATTTTTGTCAGCATATTAGAGTCTaaagttttgcatttttatgatAACACAGTTTTTGCCAGTCACTGGTTTTACTTGATAGGACAGTTTAGAGCGGTGACAAGAAATGGGATGATAGAGAagggggatgacatgcagcaaagggctaAAGATTGAGGAGGCAGACTCTGTACAACATAACTCAGActctgaaacacagatgaacaaGCCTCCTTGTAAAAATCTACAGATTATAGATGTGAATAAAATTGGTAAGTTTGGCATATGTAAGAACTACTCAAGTGGAAGTTTCTGTCTCACAGTATAAAAAAGCAACTGATTTTAAGGAGGAAAAAGGACTTTAAAGATATGTTTGTAAAATGCCATATATTTATTAGACAAAACTGACACTACAGATTAAtagctttaaaaacacacaaaccgaaaaaactactactactatatAGAAACATTTTGCTGTGATTCATCAAATGtagttatcaaacacttgtgaagAAGAGATGTAATGGGAGCATGATATTTTAgagtttcagtctttttctgaaTTATAATCTCTAAAAAAGTTTTTCATATTGTCACATACTGGAgaatcaaacacatttatcagttgtttttaaatgtaaagatcTCACCATGATGCTTCTCCTGTTGATAAGTTACATTTAGACAATTCATTTGTGTGTTCTGGGAGCGAAACAGCCCAAAATCCCATCtagtgcattaaaaaaaaatacgatTTTTGCCTGCTGAGTCTGGACTTAACTGTTGTTTTTGCCACTTGGAGGCGACATGataagctgtaaacacaacagccACATATTATCACCTTATGAAGTGGAAATGGCAAACATGTTAGTAATTCAGTGTAGAGCAACATGAGCATTCAGTTCAAATTGTTCTTAATGGCCACCTGCTGAACGCAAGTCCAACATTGGTTCCAACTTTGCAGCtactgagggaaatatctggctgtTGAGGTGCTAAATGCGTCACTATTTTTATCAGATGGTCACTAACTTTGGCTGTTTAGTGTTGGATGGGTAGGTTGTTGAAGTTTCTCCATGGCTGCTAGTTGCAGCTGAAAATAACCCTGCCGAGAGCtgtgagactgaaccaaaacagtaaacaacaaagAGCAGAAGAACACTTAAATACACCACAGGGCTGGCGGCAACTGCAGCGTCAGCTGATAATTCTCAATATGTATGCAACTGTGAGCGACCACATTAAACATAGTCATCATCGGTCCGATACCacatattaaaatattcaaattgcAGGTTTAAACcattatgaaaatataaaaaactaCAGCCCACAACAACCTTTTAAAAAGAACCAATttaccaaaaaaataaatggatgatgaaaaaaaagacctaATTTACATACTTTTCAGTTCATTTATATGCCATTGTTGGGAAAACTGAAACCAAATCACATCACTAAAACACAGAATCACAGGTTAATGTTGGTTAATTACAACAAGGCTAACGTGTTGGGGTGACCCTCGTTTAAATAATGGTATCTTAATACCCAGATCACATCCTGTTGATTTATAAAATTCAAATGAGCCGACACAATGAGACAAAAACCAGcatttcaaaacttttaaaccacaacaacacacatttgtataGTGACATACTACTATCTGTAGTCATATGTCAAGACTGAAAGGGATCATTACGTGACACAAGATTTGTCCTTTTTCATCAAGATGTTTCAGCATTGCTGCCATTATGACTGCAGTGTAATAAATAACCTACACTGTTCCTTATAACAACTGTTTTCATTCACTGATCATTGCTTTTCAGCCTCTCAAACATACACATTTCCtgctctatctatctatctatctatctatctatctatctatacacacacacacatacatatatattatataactCCCTTAAAGAATCATCACACTTTTAGGTTTTCTTTCATAACTAAGCAATTTTGCAAAAGTTCAGTTCATATGTGGATACATCTTAAAATCCAATGGCTAATAGATAATATGGCATACTTTAAAGTGGGAaaatttgcaaaataaaacagaggcTAAAAGCTGGGGCTCAAGTGGTAGCCCTCGGCCAACTCACCCCAAATAGCGGGAAATGTAAGTCCACAGCTATGAGTATGATGACCCCCAAATAGAAGTAAGACAAAGTCATCAATAAAATCCAGTGATCTGCACTTTTTTGACATTGCTGAGGCTCTGAATGTCTTATCGACATGGTTCCTATCCCTGAAACACTGCCACTCTCCTTTTTCAATCATATATAGTCCCCTGCGTTTGTTAAAAATCCTGCACAGTATCCTGGTCTATACCGTTTAACCCATACAGGCCAGTAAAGCTATGATTTTCCTCCATCTAAATCTAGCAAGAAGTTACTCTTAAACAATTGATAGAAAGACACAAGTCCGGGACACCAACATGCTACTTTTTTGCCCATGGACCCAAATATCTGTCAAGTGCCACTCAACATTTTTTATGGTCCTGAAAGTTACTTATTAATTCAGTATTTTTGGAGattaaatgggaaaaaaacaagcttttacaCCTTTATTCCTGTTGacaatcatttacataatgtgttaagATATATTAAAACATTAGCTACTTTTTGACTTATATGAGCAATATGTAATGATCTCACACTGAGGTTGTTATATGAATAAATCTCTCTCTGCTCTAAAAACATAGCACTGACcttgtttacttttttcattGGGGACACGAATATCAACAGTATGAGACTTCCGAAAATCAGGAAACAATGCAGCCTGAGGCTGAGAGCAGTGTCCACAAGCAAGACAACAGGAAATTATTTTCTAACTAACTAAGATACAGAGAACAAATCACAACAATATGATTAGACTGAGGGGAGTATTTCCATGTCATATACCAGAAAggcacacatttaaaaatcgACTCAAAGGTATAATCCCTTTGTACTGTTCCTCTAATCAAGCAATGGTGTCATCATTACTGGTAACACGAGCCAACATTTTATCAGGCAAGCTGAAGCCAGATGGTGGAGGAAACTggctttatttctttgtctcGTGCTTACTCTTTCAATTCCCAGAAACTGACTGAAGACATCCAAAAATTCAACCGCCTACTGGTTTGACATTTTCCCACGAGGATGTTGTCGAATGACCGTGCTGATTTACATAATTCTCCATTTAAGTACACAAATCAAAGCCCAAAAAACTAAGCATCATAAGAGTACTTCAAGTGGTTTTGGGAAGATGAGATGCCTGACTTGTCTCTCCTGCTACAGGCCGACTGAGCACTACAGGCTCGactggcaaaacaaacacaacctcctgAAACGTTTCAAGACCAGACCTTACCTGCTGACTCCAGCAGGACGTGGTAGTCTGTTCCTCTCTGAGAAGGTGTGTCATCATCAGGCTCCTGCCTCTCTGACTCCGCATAGCGGTCCCAGTTTGACTCCAGTTTCCTCCTGGAGAACACCTCCACCCTTTCGTCTTCCTCCTGAAAGTTGTCCCCTTCATCTCGATCCTAAAACAGAGCACAATGatgaatgtttgatttattaaagTGATACAAGGAGTGGTTTTCATATGTCACACGCTGAGTTCATAGTTTCAAGGTCTCAGTATGCTTCAAAACAAACTAGATCATGTGAAGTTGTCACATCATGACTAAAggttaaaggatcagttcacccaaGCTTCAGCCTCACTGAGTAGAATCATGATGAAGTTGAGGTCAACACATCCTTTAAAGTCTTTAGACTTGTTTCAATTGCAAatactgcagagacagagaggcgaGACATAACGTATCGTACAAATGCGTGCGCGATTTCGGACAGCCCCTCCTCAAAGGCATTTGTGGCATCTAGCTGTGTGAAGGATAAATAGAATGCCTGAGATAAAAGTTCAAACGCTGCCTATTCTGATTTCCCTCAGGGGGTTTCAGACGCTTTTAGACGGTCcaataaacactttatttttttgtgtactgAGGCCTTTAGCTTTAATCCGCTTTACTCTGCCATGCCAATTTAATCAATTTACTTGGAGCTTCAGTAAGCGAAGCACAagtgaaacaacacaaaacaaaactaaatactttaagacagaaagaagctgtattttgaaaatccatCCATTATTCAACAATTTCCAATCTGAAACAAGATGTTGGTATAGAAAGACActtggcaactattttgataatcaaataATAGGTATGTTAACTTTTCCATGAGAATTTGCTGTTTCCAAACCCTTAAAGTGGGAACACACCGCTAGCGTATTCATGTGGTATTACTGTTAGCATCATTACTGTTGCAAAGACAAGTCACTTTCCATTTTCATCAGATTAGCTACTAGCgagaaaacaggacaaaacatttagtttaattattcattcaatatggagacatgaaagcagatagaaatggcGCCAGGCTGCAAGGCTGACTGGATCGCCAGTAAGCCTTCATTTTCCCAGAAGAGTTGGTGTccagtggcagacaaaattgcaGATACGTTAAAGCAAAAACTATTTCTTCAACTCCTGTGATATTTTCTTAATTTCGGaatgttttcaataaaaacatttgcatattgTACCCTTAAAAGATGTCCACTATAGCTCTGGAAAACTGAGACAGTCATTTTATAAAGCAACTAATAATAATTTAGGAattaatcagcagattaatggatgatgaaaataatcacacacaGTCCTCTATAGTCCTTTTGAGATactgtgcaggtttttttttccccatctccTTTTCTACCTTtttcctgatgacatcactttaaaAGATGTATAACAGCAGATCATATGAAGAGGTGAAGAACACGACTGTTCAAAAAATCTGTCCTGGAATTGTTTGTTGTGCACCAACTGTTCCATCATTACAGcacatgtgaaatgtgaaatgtttgcagGAACAAACCgtattttaacattaaatatattggtATCATTCAGCTGGTTTTAGATCACAGATACAGAATCAGTAGATTTATGGGAAAAAACTCGAGatatcttttcttcatttccaCAATTGATTACCAAGGACCCCTCAACTGACCATTAACATGTAGCTTTTATTCATGATTGGTTGCTAAGCATAACAAAAGAGTTAAGTGGCATGTCACACTGTATGACGAAGAGCTGACGTTTGTGCCAAAGCTGAACTCATTAAATTCGTCTGAGTCACAGATTTCTTCACAAAAGCTGCACAAACATTGAACAATGTTGCCATGGAAATGTGCGACAGGAGACGCGTCAGTCAGAaggacaaggtttttttttctggtcccTTGTCAtaactcacaaacacaacatagtCAAAGAACCCCATGGTAGCCACGGATGCACCAAAGGAGATTTGTATGATTGCAATCAAGGAGCCCCGAAGTACCAAAGGAGATTCCTATGATTGCAATCAAAGAGCCCCTATTGTTTCCCTTCTTATTCTGTAGTTAACGTGGAGCGAACATCTACTGACTGAAAATCCCAGTGGAAATTAAGCTGAATTAGTGTCATATCCGAGGCCCAGATCATACGGTGATAGTGTTACAGTGCCGTGGAAAACATTCCAAGCGTATTCCCGATGATGatacaccagaaaaaaaaaggcttcatcCTTCTATCGGTCCAAAGCCGCATTTCCACAGAGGGACTGGGAACCTTTTCAGGGAGTCAAGTGCATTTTCAGCACGGGGTCCAGGGTCGAAATTACATTCTGCGGACTTCAGTCCCTAATCAGGAGGTAGTACTTTGTGCAAGGACAGGAACTTTGGTGTGAGACGAGCAGCgctgaacatttctgatttctgtACTTATTTCAGccaccatttaaaaaaatttgCAGCCATAAACCAGTTGGGTTTTTTGTTCGTTGTACTTCGACACATCAACATGGAGTCATAGAAGAAAGCCTATAACAGCTGGAGCGATGATAAAGTGCAGGTCAAACAATCTATAATTGCAAGTGGGACAATAAAAGATTTTATCGCAGACACTCAGACACTCTCATCAGACCAAACACTCTGGTTTATCAGTTtatcattttcaatttcataaaTCAAGATACCCATTATATAATTACAGGAGTGACTTAAAAAGCTTTTCTGATGTACAATCCCACTGTAACCTCATTTCTGTTTAAACATCTTGACTAACAATGTGTTGTATCTGAGATGCAaccaaaatatttctttcttaaAAAGATGTAAGGTAAAGTGTTTCCTGACCATGTTTTAGTGCCACTTTATGTTAAGTTTTTAGCATTTTCTTCTTTACAATCTTGGGGATAATATCATGGATCACAATCATTTTGGCCAGAATAATCATGACTTGATACTCTCATTATGTTCCATGCTTGGTCAGAAATGATGTGTAAGAACAGACATCAATAATCATCAGGGGTCTTCAGACAGGGAAATGCAGATGACAAGGAACTTTTTAACTTCTTGGAAAATGGGTACTTTGGGTGGGAACACAGTTGAGCTCTTCACATACTGACAGAGTCTCATTATATGTGCATTACGCATGTATAGAGGAGAAGTGTGAATGTGATGATGCAGAGACAAACCCACAGCAGTCAACCAGTGTCACGGCACTGTGGCTATCTGTGCTGTGTGAACCCGTCACATCAGGCTCTGCTTGTAACAAAGCTCACTGACAGTTTCTATCGAGTATTGTGGTGCTGTCAGCTACATGGAAAGCTGCTCTAATCACGCCGAATTAAAGAGTGAGTTCTACCAAGTTTAACATCATCGTCCAAAAATTACTAGTACGCTTTCTTAGTGACGCCGGTACAAAAGGACTGCTGGACACGTTTATTTTAATGCGGCTTGGCAGAGCGGGATAACGGGGCCGCCTGTGGGACCCAGATCCCATCATGCTGTCTTTACCCGGTGGTAGAACTCTCCTGCATGGGCGCCTCCCCCGCGTCCACGCCCGCGGTAGTGGTCTCTCTTCCCCCGGCCGCGGTGGTGGCCGCCTCTGCCTCTGCCGCGGTGTTCACCGCCATGACTGTCGCTGTCATTTCCACCCCGGCCGCCTCTTTtccagctgcctcctctgcctctgtacGGTCTGCCCTCCATTGCTGTTTACCGTGGCAGGACAGCTGAGCATGTGGCACCAAACAGTCGAACGGAATGAGCGCACCATTGAATGGTGTCCTACAACAAAATGGCGTCCGATAGTTCCGGGTcccatttgaaaacaaattattttcacacttacctgtgaacatttttaaagttatttttaatggGAAAGCAAATTATAACATAACAATTCAAGATATGTAATAAGGCCTAAAGCACAGGACAATACATCAAGGGTCTATTCCGTTAGGAATATAAGTATGtaattacaataaataaatatatttaaaattagggaaaaaaacaaaaacaaatgcagagcTACTTACAAAATAGATGTTAAGATCTATATGttcaaaatgaatcaatacATCTAAAAATAATACTGTTTTGAGGAatttcattttgattcaaacacaaatttgCAAATCATGTAAAAATTTCAAAAATTCAGcacatttatatgtatttgttcATTCACATCTTTAGAGAACTTTCCCTGCATTAATGCATATcctgtgcctgtgtttgtgaaacTGAATTTCCCAATAAAGGGATTAATCCTCctcatgttcttcttcttgtaccATATTTTTTAGCAATTTTCTCAAATAAAGTGGATTCATTTCCAAGACAgcttttttcatttgctttcaaaCATATTGATTGAAGACTTAAACACATTTAGATAAACTAaatattactactactactactgctacaCTGATATTAGTGTATATATGgtagcatttttttcagacCCCTTGAAAATGGGAGGATATACCTAAGAGAGTTCATTCTGATGACTTTGAtgaatttgacaaaaaataactgtgtgcaaatgtgtctcataaatatttttctttttatttcaggaaACCTAATGGAGCAACAAGAGACCATCCATCTTTGACCTGTGAGCAGTAACACCGATAACACAGCACCATGAGTGTCGATCCTCCGAACGGCACTTTTCCCAACGCGTCACTCGCCCTGGCAGCGCCCCACAGCCTTTTGGAGGCTATAACCATCGCCACGGTGTCCGCCATTGTCAGCCTGATCACTATTGTTGGTAACGTTCTGGTGTTGCTGTCCTTCAAAGTCAACAGCCAGCTGAAGACTGTGAACAACTACTACCTACTGAGTTTGGCTTTTGCTGATCTCATTATAGGAGTGTTGTCCATGAACTTATACACTACCTACATCCTGATGGGTTACTGGTCCTTGGGAAATCTTGCATGCGATCTCTGGCTTGCGGTGGATTATGTAGCCAGCAATGCTTCAGTTATGAACTTGCTTGTCATCAGCTTCGACAGGTACTTCTCCATCACAAGGCCGCTGACTTACAGGGCTAAAAGGACCCCAAAGAGAGCGGCCATCATGATTGGCCTCGCATGGCTGGTGTCTTTTGTCCTCTGGGCGCCACCCATCCTGTGCTGGCAGTACTTCGTAGGAGAACGAAAAGTGGATCCTGGCGAGTGCCAGATTCAGTTTTTAACAGAGCCTGTGATCACATTTGGGACAGCCATTGCTGCTTTCTACATCCCTGTCTCCGTCATGACCATCCTGTACTGTCGGATCTACAAGGAGACGCAGAAAAGGACCAAAGATCTGGCAGAGCTGCAAGGGCTCGCGACACAGAATGTTCTGGAGGGGACTAAACCGCAGAAAACTATCATTCATTCGTGCTTTCATTtcaccagagagaggagagaccaGAGTCAGGCCTCCTGGTCCTCATCGAACCAAAGCAATGCCACTAAAACGACCACCAGATCAGATGATGCATGGGTGAAGGCAGATCAGATAACTTCCTTTAACAGCTACACCTCatctgaagaggaggagcatCACGTTTCAATAGATACCCCGCAGGGATCTTTCAAAGAGCAAGGTAGCGGACAAAGTAATAAGAACGGACAGGTGGCAGATTACACGGAAGATCGGTACTTTGCCACTCCTCAGAAGAAGAACAGTAAAAAGCACATTTCGTATAAGTTCAAGCCTGGCTCGAAGGGTAAAAATGGCAATCCTACGATCGCAACGCCATGCCCGCCCGAAGCAGAACAGCCAGCCAAAAAcgcctccccttcctcctcctccaccacctccaagCCCATGGACCCCGTCCTGAAGAACCAGATCaccaagaggaagaggaacgtgctggtgaaggagaagaaggcaGCCCAGACTCTCAGTGCCATCCTGCTGGCCTTCATCCTCACGTGGACGCCCTACAACATCATGGTGCTCATCTCCACTTTCTGTGTCGACTGCATCCCCACGTCCCTGTGGCACCTGGGCTACTGGCTGTGCTACGTCAACAGCACCATCAACCCCATGTGCTACGCCCTCTGCAACAAGACCTTTCAGAAGACCTTCCGCATGCTTCTGCTGTgccagtggaggaggaggcggagaggcGAGGACAAGCTGTACTGGTGTGgacaaaaccaaaatgtcaacaacaaaatgacttgATGCGCCAGTGCAGTGCCAGAGCAGACCTGCTGCTTCTGCCCACACGTGGATTTTCTTGATGTATAATGTCGTCGATGGTCATCTTCAGCATGAAGTGCTGCATGTGATTGTTGTGTTGAAGTACAAAATGTTGGCGGAAAATGAGCCGAGCTGATGCAGCTGTTCTAGATAGTGCTGCAACTGTTAATTGCGAGCTATCAAATTAATCACAAACTATTTAGATAATCAATTAAGTGGTCataattctctgattccagttgattaaatatgaatataatctGGTTTCTTTAGTAAACCGATTatctttttggttttggacaAAGCAAGAAGTCATCTTGGGTCtgatcaacatttctttttaccactttctgacattttataaagaaaacaactaatcgattaacCAAGAAAATAATCGGCAGATTAAACAACGGTGAAAATATTTGTTAGTACCAGCTCTGTCCCAAGTTATTGCATGAAAGAAGTCCAAGTCCATTTTAAAGGGGGAACTCCACTAGTTGTACACATCACAGTCAGGATGACAGGTTCTCAGATTACTACTGCGcacaaaaaagttttattttgtcctttgtGGCTCATCATCTCTGCTTGAGGCTAGTGGCTCCAGGCTACATTAGCTGCTACTAGCATGACACACCTGAATCTCCAGTTGAACTCTCAGTGGTTCAATTATGGGTGGGGCCTACATAGGTGCCAAAGATGTTACAGGTGGAGTATGGGTGGAGTACGCTTTCAATAGAATATTCACAAACAGTAACATTCTTTGAACCTTTAATTATTCGAGGGAGTTTCCCTGAGAGCAGCGCTCTATTGTCAGGAACACCCTGATCACATTAAAGgataactccaccaattttacacattaaagtgtgttcacaggtcttaGGGAGTACTACGaaaaagtagtgtaaagccTTTAGTGTCTGTAGAGGAAGCTGCTGgaatctgataaattgtcttcagtgatgtcactcggtggcttagttgcattgtgggtaaagtaAGCGTCctgtttttgaaaaggaagcaaaaaaaGCGCAGAATAAGCTTCCTGCTGTAttgaatttgattatttgtttataACTGTCAATGATGAGTCTAACAGTGTTACAGTAatcagtggactgcttttcaaaagtTGCcgccaacattacccacaatgcaacttgacaTGACATCATCTATTtaacagattacatgcagcttcttctggagccacagcaggctttatactacttttccacacacatgctgcagtactccccaagacctgtagacacttaaatgtgtaaaaattggTGTAGGAACCTTTTCATAGAAAATCATACCTGGAAACTGCTCAGTACAACACAGATCTGTTTTGCCAGACACTGAAGCAGTTTTAAAGTAACACATTCTATGGGTTTGGTCCCCAATCTCTCCCATACTGGGGCCACAATATGAAAGAGTCTCTTCAGGGCTAATGTGTACAGGAGGGATGAATACAGGAACTAGTAACATGTAACACAGGCAGGTGAAACCTCTGAACCTGTCCTTTAAACCTCGTATAATCCACCTTTACTCTATTGCTCACTTGCACTGTATATAAAGGATATATCGTAGGCTTACACATGTCaaagtttagtttatttatagtacaaagaaaatatttcacagaTTTTACACTTCACAGATGGTAAATGTAAACTGCTTAGTGTGCATCAGTGTTTAGTGAATGTTT
This region of Acanthopagrus latus isolate v.2019 chromosome 22, fAcaLat1.1, whole genome shotgun sequence genomic DNA includes:
- the chrm5b gene encoding muscarinic acetylcholine receptor M5b, whose translation is MSVDPPNGTFPNASLALAAPHSLLEAITIATVSAIVSLITIVGNVLVLLSFKVNSQLKTVNNYYLLSLAFADLIIGVLSMNLYTTYILMGYWSLGNLACDLWLAVDYVASNASVMNLLVISFDRYFSITRPLTYRAKRTPKRAAIMIGLAWLVSFVLWAPPILCWQYFVGERKVDPGECQIQFLTEPVITFGTAIAAFYIPVSVMTILYCRIYKETQKRTKDLAELQGLATQNVLEGTKPQKTIIHSCFHFTRERRDQSQASWSSSNQSNATKTTTRSDDAWVKADQITSFNSYTSSEEEEHHVSIDTPQGSFKEQGSGQSNKNGQVADYTEDRYFATPQKKNSKKHISYKFKPGSKGKNGNPTIATPCPPEAEQPAKNASPSSSSTTSKPMDPVLKNQITKRKRNVLVKEKKAAQTLSAILLAFILTWTPYNIMVLISTFCVDCIPTSLWHLGYWLCYVNSTINPMCYALCNKTFQKTFRMLLLCQWRRRRRGEDKLYWCGQNQNVNNKMT